Proteins encoded together in one Pseudomonas sp. Seg1 window:
- a CDS encoding ADP-ribosylglycohydrolase family protein, which translates to MTALNRALGAFYGLALGDALGMPTQSLNRETIKTRFGTITDLQDAGPLQPIAANMPKGSITDDTEQAILVGELLVEGKGRIEPAILAQRLIEWEAAMQAKGSQDLLGPSTKRAIEMILAGHSPEEAGRYGSTNGAAMRITPVGIAADVADPERFIAAVVQACQVTHNTTLGISSAAAVAAVVSAGINGMDLGEALNLGQQIAQQAEAHGHWVAGGRIASRISWARTISVDSDKALLADLLYDVIGTSVASQESVVVSFALAQQVAVGEMTAFEALCMAASLGGDTDTIAAILGAMLGACLGLGSWPVPMIETVKAVNHLELEPLVQGLLALR; encoded by the coding sequence ATGACCGCGCTCAACCGTGCCCTCGGTGCGTTTTATGGCCTGGCCCTCGGTGATGCGCTGGGCATGCCGACGCAATCGCTGAACCGTGAAACGATCAAGACCCGCTTCGGCACAATCACCGATCTACAGGATGCCGGGCCGCTGCAACCGATTGCCGCGAACATGCCCAAAGGCTCGATCACCGACGACACCGAACAGGCCATTCTGGTTGGCGAGTTATTGGTCGAAGGCAAGGGCCGCATCGAACCGGCAATCCTTGCGCAACGCTTGATCGAGTGGGAAGCGGCGATGCAGGCCAAGGGCTCGCAGGACCTGCTCGGCCCGTCGACCAAACGTGCCATCGAAATGATCCTCGCCGGTCATTCGCCGGAAGAGGCTGGGCGTTACGGCTCCACCAACGGCGCGGCGATGCGCATTACTCCGGTGGGGATCGCGGCAGATGTGGCTGATCCCGAGCGCTTTATTGCGGCGGTGGTGCAAGCCTGTCAGGTGACCCACAACACCACGCTGGGGATTTCCAGTGCGGCGGCAGTGGCGGCGGTGGTCTCTGCCGGTATCAACGGCATGGACCTGGGCGAGGCGTTGAACCTCGGTCAGCAAATCGCTCAGCAAGCCGAAGCGCATGGGCACTGGGTGGCGGGTGGACGTATTGCTTCGCGGATCAGTTGGGCGCGCACCATCAGTGTCGATAGCGACAAGGCGCTGCTGGCGGATCTGCTCTACGACGTGATCGGCACTTCGGTGGCGTCGCAGGAGTCGGTGGTGGTGTCGTTTGCGCTGGCGCAGCAAGTGGCGGTCGGTGAGATGACTGCGTTCGAGGCGTTGTGCATGGCGGCGAGTCTGGGTGGTGACACCGACACCATCGCGGCGATTCTCGGTGCAATGCTCGGGGCCTGCCT
- a CDS encoding GntR family transcriptional regulator, whose protein sequence is MIRQVRFDKKQRVVDELVRRIESGLMEDGFLLPGEHQLAQEFKVSRGTLREALAELKRRNYIATQSGVGSIVTFDGVVLDQRSGWAQALADSGALINTEVLRLEAVTRPDLLAVFGTEKFITLDRRRRANDGTLVSLERSLMPATGGLESLPRVGLIDNSLTITLAAYGYIGERGDQWIGAEPLNAEDAELLGRPLGTVFLKALRTTYDRQNRFMEQVESLLDPVHFRLHLQFGESK, encoded by the coding sequence ATGATTAGACAGGTACGATTTGACAAGAAACAACGGGTGGTCGACGAACTCGTCCGGCGCATCGAAAGCGGCCTTATGGAGGACGGCTTTCTATTGCCCGGCGAGCATCAGTTGGCTCAGGAATTCAAGGTCAGCCGCGGCACGCTGCGCGAAGCGCTGGCCGAACTGAAGCGGCGCAATTACATCGCCACGCAAAGCGGTGTCGGTTCCATCGTCACGTTTGACGGTGTGGTACTCGACCAGCGTAGCGGCTGGGCGCAGGCGCTGGCCGACAGCGGGGCGCTGATCAACACCGAAGTGCTGCGTCTGGAAGCCGTGACCCGGCCCGATCTGCTGGCCGTTTTCGGCACTGAGAAATTCATTACCCTCGACCGTCGCCGCCGTGCCAATGACGGCACGCTGGTGTCCCTCGAACGCTCATTGATGCCGGCCACCGGCGGCCTGGAAAGCCTGCCGCGCGTCGGTCTGATCGACAACTCCCTGACCATCACCCTGGCCGCCTACGGCTACATTGGCGAGCGCGGCGATCAGTGGATCGGCGCTGAACCGCTCAATGCCGAAGATGCTGAACTGCTTGGCCGTCCGCTCGGCACAGTGTTTCTCAAGGCTCTGCGCACCACTTACGACCGACAGAACCGCTTCATGGAGCAGGTCGAAAGCCTGCTCGACCCGGTGCACTTCCGTCTGCACCTGCAATTTGGAGAATCGAAATGA
- the araH gene encoding L-arabinose ABC transporter permease AraH: MTTQKETLPTERKPLDMRRFLDDWVMLLAAVGIFVACTLLIDNFLSPLNMRGLGLAISTTGIAACTMLYCLASGHFDLSVGSVIACAGVVAAVVMRDTNSVFLGVSAALVMGLIVGLINGIVIAKLRVNALITTLATMQIVRGLAYIFANGKAVGVSQESFFVFGNGQLFGVPVPILITIVCFLFFGWLLNYTTYGRNTMAIGGNQEAALLAGVNVDRTKIIIFAVHGVIGALAGVILASRMTSGQPMIGQGFELTVISACVLGGVSLSGGIGMIRHVIAGVLILAIIENAMNLKNIDTFYQYVIRGSILLLAVVIDRLKQR; encoded by the coding sequence ATGACAACCCAGAAAGAAACCCTGCCGACCGAGCGCAAACCTTTGGATATGCGGCGCTTCCTCGATGACTGGGTCATGCTGTTGGCAGCCGTCGGTATCTTCGTGGCCTGCACGCTGCTGATCGACAACTTCCTTTCGCCGCTGAACATGCGTGGTTTGGGCCTGGCGATTTCCACCACCGGGATTGCCGCGTGCACGATGTTGTACTGCCTGGCGTCGGGGCATTTTGACCTTTCGGTGGGTTCGGTGATTGCTTGCGCCGGCGTGGTCGCGGCGGTGGTGATGCGTGACACCAACAGCGTGTTTCTCGGCGTCAGCGCAGCGTTGGTGATGGGTCTGATTGTCGGGCTGATCAACGGGATTGTGATTGCCAAATTGCGGGTCAATGCGTTGATCACTACGTTGGCGACCATGCAGATTGTTCGTGGCCTGGCGTACATTTTTGCCAACGGCAAAGCGGTGGGCGTGTCGCAGGAATCGTTCTTCGTCTTCGGTAATGGTCAGTTGTTTGGTGTGCCGGTGCCGATTCTGATTACTATCGTCTGCTTCCTGTTTTTCGGCTGGCTGCTGAATTACACCACCTACGGGCGCAACACCATGGCCATTGGTGGCAACCAGGAAGCGGCGCTGCTGGCGGGCGTTAACGTCGATCGCACCAAGATCATCATCTTTGCCGTGCACGGTGTGATTGGTGCGCTGGCCGGGGTGATTCTGGCGTCGCGGATGACGTCCGGGCAGCCGATGATCGGCCAGGGTTTCGAGCTGACGGTGATTTCGGCTTGCGTGTTGGGCGGGGTGTCGCTGAGCGGCGGGATCGGGATGATTCGGCATGTGATTGCCGGGGTGTTGATTCTGGCGATTATCGAGAATGCGATGAACCTGAAGAACATCGACACGTTTTATCAGTATGTGATTCGGGGTTCGATTTTGCTGTTGGCTGTGGTCATCGATCGACTGAAACAGCGCTAG
- the araG gene encoding L-arabinose ABC transporter ATP-binding protein AraG has translation MHAQVQTNDNSGGSLRFNGIGKTFPGVKALDGISFVAHPGQVHALMGENGAGKSTLLKILGGAYIPSSGELQIGERTMAFKSTADSIGSGVAVIHQELHLVPEMTVAENLFLGHLPASFGLINRGTLRQQALDCLKGLADEIDPQTKVGRLSLGQRQLVEIAKALSRGAHVIAFDEPTSSLSAREIDRLMAIIGRLRDEGKVVLYVSHRMEEVFRICDAVTVFKDGRFVRTFDDMSQLTHDQLVTCMVGRDIQDIYDYRHRPRGAVALKVDGLLGPGLREPISFEAHKGEILGLFGLVGAGRTELFRLLSGLERNTAGRLELRGHELKLRSPRDAIAAGILLCPEDRKKEGIIPLASVAENINISARGANSGLGCLIRGLWEKGNADKQIKALKVKTPHAGQQIKFLSGGNQQKAILGRWLSMPMKVLLLDEPTRGIDIGAKAEIYQIIHNLAAEGISVIVVSSDLMEVMGISDRILVLCEGALRGEVSRDQANESNLLQLALPRHRADGVAN, from the coding sequence ATGCACGCGCAAGTACAGACAAATGACAACAGCGGCGGCAGTCTGCGCTTCAACGGGATCGGTAAAACCTTCCCCGGTGTGAAGGCGCTGGACGGCATCAGCTTCGTCGCCCATCCAGGACAAGTCCATGCACTGATGGGTGAAAACGGCGCCGGCAAATCGACCCTGCTGAAAATCCTCGGCGGCGCCTACATTCCGAGCAGCGGCGAGTTGCAGATCGGCGAGCGGACGATGGCCTTCAAGTCCACCGCCGACAGCATCGGCAGCGGCGTCGCGGTGATTCACCAGGAGCTGCATCTGGTGCCGGAAATGACCGTGGCCGAGAACCTGTTTCTCGGTCACCTGCCGGCCAGCTTCGGCCTGATCAATCGCGGTACGTTGCGCCAGCAGGCGTTGGACTGCCTCAAAGGCCTGGCTGATGAGATCGATCCGCAGACCAAGGTCGGCCGCTTGTCGCTCGGCCAGCGGCAACTGGTGGAAATCGCCAAGGCGCTGTCGCGCGGCGCCCATGTGATTGCCTTCGACGAACCGACCAGCAGCCTCTCGGCCCGCGAAATCGACCGGTTGATGGCGATCATCGGGCGCCTGCGTGACGAAGGCAAAGTCGTGCTTTATGTCTCCCATCGCATGGAAGAAGTGTTCCGTATCTGCGACGCGGTGACGGTGTTCAAGGACGGCCGATTCGTACGTACCTTCGACGACATGAGCCAATTGACCCACGATCAACTGGTGACCTGCATGGTCGGCCGCGACATTCAGGACATCTACGATTACCGCCATCGCCCACGCGGCGCAGTGGCGCTGAAAGTCGACGGCCTGCTCGGCCCGGGCCTGCGTGAGCCGATCAGTTTCGAGGCGCATAAAGGCGAGATTCTCGGCCTGTTCGGGCTGGTCGGGGCAGGGCGCACCGAGTTGTTTCGCCTGCTCAGTGGTCTTGAGCGCAACACCGCCGGCCGTCTTGAATTGCGCGGTCATGAACTGAAACTGCGCTCACCGCGCGATGCCATCGCAGCCGGAATTTTGCTGTGCCCAGAAGACCGTAAAAAGGAAGGGATCATTCCGCTCGCCAGCGTTGCCGAGAACATCAACATCAGTGCGCGCGGAGCCAACTCCGGCCTCGGCTGCCTGATTCGCGGGCTGTGGGAAAAGGGCAACGCCGACAAGCAAATCAAGGCGTTGAAAGTGAAAACCCCGCATGCCGGCCAGCAGATCAAATTCCTCTCCGGCGGCAATCAGCAGAAGGCCATTCTTGGCCGCTGGTTATCCATGCCGATGAAAGTCCTGCTGCTCGACGAACCGACCCGTGGCATCGACATCGGTGCCAAGGCCGAGATTTACCAGATCATCCATAACCTCGCCGCCGAGGGTATTTCGGTGATCGTGGTGTCCAGCGACCTGATGGAAGTGATGGGCATTTCCGACCGCATTCTGGTGCTCTGCGAAGGCGCCCTGCGCGGCGAAGTCAGCCGTGACCAGGCCAATGAATCCAACTTGCTGCAACTGGCTTTGCCGCGCCACCGCGCTGACGGCGTGGCGAACTGA
- a CDS encoding substrate-binding domain-containing protein — MKRRFGIRTLCSAALAVTAFSLSSALLAADTVKIGFLVKQAEEPWFQTEWAFAEKAAKDKGFELIKIAVPDGEKTLSAIDSLAANGAKGFVICPPDVSLGPAIMAKAKLNDLKVIAVDDRFVDANGKFMEDVPYLGMAAFEVGQKQGNAMVAEAKKRNWDWKDTYAVVNTYNELDTGKKRTDGSVKSLEDAGMPKDHILFAALKTLDVPGSMDATNSALVKLPSAAKNLIIGGMNDNTVLGGVRATEAAGFAATNVIGIGINGTDAIGELKKPNSGFFGSMLPSPHIEGYKTAEMMYEWVTTGKEPPKYTAMDDVTLITRENFKQELEKIGLWN; from the coding sequence ATGAAACGTCGTTTCGGGATTCGTACCCTGTGCAGTGCCGCCCTGGCGGTCACCGCGTTCAGCCTGAGCAGTGCGCTGCTCGCTGCCGATACCGTGAAAATCGGTTTTCTGGTCAAGCAGGCGGAAGAGCCGTGGTTCCAGACCGAATGGGCTTTCGCCGAGAAAGCCGCGAAGGACAAGGGCTTTGAACTGATCAAGATCGCTGTACCGGACGGCGAGAAAACCCTCTCGGCCATCGACAGCCTCGCGGCCAACGGTGCCAAGGGCTTCGTGATCTGCCCCCCGGACGTGTCGCTCGGCCCGGCCATCATGGCCAAAGCCAAGCTCAATGACCTCAAAGTCATCGCCGTCGATGACCGTTTCGTCGACGCCAACGGTAAGTTCATGGAAGACGTGCCGTACCTCGGCATGGCCGCGTTCGAAGTCGGCCAGAAGCAGGGCAACGCGATGGTCGCCGAAGCCAAGAAGCGTAACTGGGACTGGAAAGACACCTATGCGGTGGTCAACACCTACAACGAACTCGACACCGGCAAGAAGCGCACCGACGGCTCGGTGAAATCCCTCGAAGACGCCGGCATGCCGAAGGACCACATTCTGTTCGCCGCGCTGAAAACCCTCGACGTGCCGGGCAGCATGGACGCCACCAACTCGGCGTTGGTGAAACTGCCGAGTGCGGCGAAGAACCTGATCATTGGCGGCATGAACGACAACACCGTGCTCGGCGGCGTGCGCGCCACCGAAGCCGCCGGTTTTGCCGCGACCAATGTGATCGGCATCGGCATCAATGGCACTGACGCCATCGGCGAACTGAAAAAGCCTAACAGTGGCTTCTTCGGTTCGATGCTGCCAAGCCCGCACATCGAAGGCTACAAGACCGCCGAGATGATGTACGAGTGGGTCACCACCGGCAAAGAACCGCCGAAGTACACGGCCATGGACGACGTCACCTTGATCACCCGCGAGAACTTCAAGCAAGAGCTGGAAAAAATCGGCTTGTGGAACTGA
- a CDS encoding SDR family oxidoreductase, whose protein sequence is MAEPLSLPPVPAPPKGERLQNKVVLLTGAAQGIGEAIVAAFASQQAKLVISDIQAEKVEKVAAQWREQGFDVQALKTDVSRQQDLHAMARRAVELHGRIDVLVNCAGVNVFRDPLQMTEEDWHRCFAIDLDGAWYGCKAVLPQMIEQGVGSIINIASTHSSHIIPGCFPYPVAKHGLLGLTRALGIEYAAKGIRVNAIAPGYIETQLNVDYWNGFADPHAERQRAFDLHPPKRIGQPLEVAMTAVFLASDEAPFINASCITIDGGRSVMYHD, encoded by the coding sequence ATGGCTGAACCTCTTTCCCTGCCGCCGGTGCCCGCACCGCCGAAGGGTGAGCGTCTGCAAAACAAGGTCGTGCTGTTGACTGGTGCTGCCCAAGGCATCGGTGAAGCCATCGTTGCAGCCTTTGCCTCGCAACAAGCCAAACTGGTGATCAGCGACATTCAAGCGGAAAAGGTCGAGAAAGTCGCCGCCCAATGGCGCGAACAGGGCTTTGACGTGCAGGCACTCAAGACTGATGTGTCACGTCAGCAGGATCTTCACGCTATGGCCAGACGTGCAGTCGAACTGCATGGCCGCATCGACGTGCTGGTCAACTGCGCCGGGGTCAATGTGTTCCGTGATCCACTGCAAATGACCGAAGAAGACTGGCATCGCTGCTTCGCCATCGACCTCGACGGCGCCTGGTATGGCTGCAAAGCAGTGCTGCCGCAGATGATCGAGCAGGGCGTCGGCAGCATCATCAACATTGCCTCGACCCATTCCAGCCACATCATCCCCGGTTGCTTCCCGTATCCGGTGGCCAAGCACGGCTTGCTTGGACTGACCCGCGCACTCGGCATCGAATATGCGGCCAAGGGCATTCGCGTCAACGCCATCGCCCCGGGCTACATCGAAACGCAACTGAACGTCGATTACTGGAACGGCTTTGCCGACCCGCACGCCGAACGCCAACGCGCCTTTGATCTGCATCCGCCAAAACGCATCGGTCAGCCGCTGGAAGTGGCGATGACGGCAGTGTTTCTGGCTAGCGACGAAGCGCCGTTTATCAATGCTTCATGTATCACCATCGATGGTGGTCGTTCGGTGATGTACCACGACTGA
- a CDS encoding SMP-30/gluconolactonase/LRE family protein, which yields MPWTAVTQHRAQLGEGPFWDAPTQALYWVDIAGKQALRLIGQNVQIWQMPEHISAFIPCNSGDALVTLSSGVYRLDLDSPGLEPRLTLFCVADPQPSNRPNEARCDAQGRLWLGTMQNNIGEQGEDLPITRRSGGLFRVDPDKRVTPLLRGLGIPNTLLWSDDGTTLLFGDSLDGTLHRYFIHADGNLDAAQVWYGPDQQGGPDGSALDAEGYVWNARWDGSCLLRLTPEGKVDRRIDLPVSRPTSCVFGGEDLKTLYITSAKSPHNHPLDGAVLSMRVDIAGKLCTRFAG from the coding sequence ATGCCGTGGACCGCCGTCACCCAGCACCGCGCCCAACTTGGCGAAGGCCCGTTCTGGGACGCACCAACCCAAGCGCTGTACTGGGTCGATATCGCCGGTAAACAGGCCCTGCGCCTGATCGGCCAGAACGTGCAGATCTGGCAAATGCCCGAACACATTTCCGCGTTCATCCCATGCAACAGTGGCGATGCGCTGGTGACCCTGAGCAGTGGCGTTTACCGCCTCGATCTCGACTCCCCTGGACTCGAACCGCGCCTGACCCTGTTCTGCGTCGCCGACCCGCAACCGAGCAATCGTCCCAACGAAGCTCGCTGCGACGCGCAAGGCCGGTTATGGCTGGGCACCATGCAAAACAACATCGGCGAGCAGGGCGAAGATCTGCCGATCACACGCCGTTCCGGTGGATTGTTCCGTGTCGACCCCGATAAACGTGTCACGCCGTTGCTGCGCGGTCTGGGGATTCCCAACACGCTGCTGTGGAGCGACGACGGCACCACGCTGCTTTTCGGTGACAGCCTCGACGGCACGCTCCATCGCTACTTCATTCACGCCGACGGCAATCTCGATGCCGCACAAGTCTGGTACGGCCCGGATCAGCAGGGCGGCCCGGACGGTTCGGCGCTGGATGCGGAGGGCTATGTGTGGAATGCCCGTTGGGACGGCAGTTGCCTGCTGCGCCTGACGCCTGAAGGCAAGGTCGACCGCAGGATTGATCTGCCAGTCAGCCGCCCGACCAGTTGCGTGTTCGGCGGTGAAGACCTGAAAACCCTGTACATCACCAGTGCCAAGAGTCCGCACAACCATCCACTGGATGGCGCGGTGTTGTCGATGCGCGTGGATATTGCCGGAAAACTCTGTACGCGATTCGCTGGATAA
- a CDS encoding FadR/GntR family transcriptional regulator, with the protein MSSSFHASTVDWLGSWIAAGQVKPGQTIKVEADLGEQLGVSRTVIREAIKTLVAKGMLEVGPKVGTRVLPVRRWNLFDPQVVGWLSRNGLPENFVDDLLDLRRTIEPMAVRWACERATLEQIEAVQLAYNALERAVDSGIDYNRADQAFHECILAASHNQFIEQMVPALGALLAVSFEVSAADPDELRRTLPIHKDMADAIAARDAARGVWACMTLIDNADLAIKRFYPKVMADKKAS; encoded by the coding sequence ATGTCCAGCAGCTTTCATGCCTCAACGGTCGACTGGCTCGGCAGCTGGATTGCCGCCGGGCAGGTCAAACCGGGCCAGACCATCAAGGTCGAAGCCGATCTGGGCGAGCAGCTTGGCGTCAGCCGCACGGTCATTCGCGAAGCGATCAAAACTCTCGTTGCCAAAGGCATGCTCGAAGTCGGGCCGAAGGTCGGCACCCGCGTGTTGCCGGTGCGGCGCTGGAACCTGTTCGATCCGCAAGTCGTCGGTTGGCTGTCACGTAATGGCTTACCGGAAAATTTTGTCGATGACTTGCTCGACCTGCGTCGCACCATTGAACCGATGGCCGTGCGCTGGGCTTGTGAGCGCGCGACGCTGGAACAGATTGAAGCGGTGCAACTGGCTTACAACGCCCTTGAGCGCGCCGTCGACAGCGGCATCGATTACAACCGCGCCGATCAGGCCTTCCACGAATGCATTCTTGCCGCCAGCCATAACCAGTTCATCGAACAAATGGTCCCGGCCCTCGGTGCGTTGCTAGCGGTGTCGTTTGAAGTTTCTGCCGCCGATCCCGATGAACTGCGCCGCACCCTGCCGATCCACAAAGACATGGCCGACGCAATCGCCGCCCGGGATGCCGCGCGAGGCGTGTGGGCCTGCATGACCCTGATCGACAATGCCGACTTGGCGATCAAACGTTTTTACCCGAAAGTCATGGCCGATAAAAAAGCCAGTTAA
- a CDS encoding DUF1285 domain-containing protein: MSGPQKANDLLGQIPKTKGLPPVHLWNPDFCGDIDMRIARDGTWYYLGTPIGRKPMVKLFSTIIRRDGDDYFLITPVEKVGIKVDDAPFVAIAVEVEGEGEAQLLRFTTNVDETAEAGSEHPIRVEIDPTTQEPAPYVHVRTNLEALIHRNVFYQLVELAVSREIDGQRWLGVWSGGEFFRIGLEP, encoded by the coding sequence ATGAGTGGCCCGCAAAAAGCCAATGACCTGTTGGGACAGATCCCCAAAACCAAAGGCCTGCCGCCGGTGCACTTGTGGAATCCGGACTTCTGCGGCGACATCGACATGCGCATCGCCCGCGACGGCACCTGGTATTACCTGGGCACGCCGATCGGGCGCAAGCCGATGGTCAAGCTGTTCTCGACGATCATTCGCCGCGATGGCGATGATTACTTCCTGATCACCCCGGTCGAGAAGGTCGGGATCAAAGTCGACGATGCGCCGTTTGTGGCCATTGCCGTCGAGGTTGAAGGCGAGGGTGAGGCGCAGCTTTTGCGCTTCACCACCAACGTTGATGAAACTGCCGAGGCCGGGTCCGAGCACCCGATCCGGGTAGAGATTGATCCGACGACGCAAGAGCCGGCGCCTTACGTGCATGTACGCACTAACCTCGAAGCGCTGATTCACCGCAACGTGTTCTATCAACTGGTGGAACTGGCGGTGAGCCGTGAAATCGATGGCCAGCGCTGGCTCGGGGTGTGGAGCGGCGGCGAGTTCTTCCGCATCGGCCTCGAACCCTGA
- a CDS encoding DUF4823 domain-containing protein, translating into MRSLVLLLAVLALGGCMTVSDMAEGTRYQMSDAGLLDHSDSRRVNNFRIQPDSFIYIAQGAFAPPGGSYPRPNVVAEEAFKGFVEYFPMVRRARAPEGLDQAMGEARDAGAHYLLYTRFAKADDRIGNSDEWLDEEAVDRLGIDGGVIQIMLIETSTQYLIDTARIKSRGGLLTFHDNKPEDLIGPPLAQYARSLLGVGDQ; encoded by the coding sequence ATGCGTAGCCTGGTTTTGCTGCTGGCCGTTTTGGCGCTTGGCGGCTGTATGACTGTCAGCGATATGGCCGAAGGCACTCGCTATCAGATGAGCGATGCGGGGCTGCTCGATCATAGCGACAGTCGCCGCGTGAACAACTTCCGCATTCAACCGGATTCGTTTATCTACATCGCCCAAGGCGCGTTCGCACCGCCGGGTGGTTCGTATCCGCGACCGAACGTGGTGGCTGAAGAGGCCTTCAAGGGCTTCGTCGAATACTTCCCGATGGTCCGCCGCGCTCGTGCGCCGGAAGGCCTTGATCAGGCCATGGGCGAAGCTCGCGATGCCGGTGCGCACTACCTGCTGTACACGCGTTTCGCCAAGGCTGACGACCGCATCGGCAACTCCGATGAGTGGCTCGACGAGGAAGCTGTGGATCGCCTCGGAATCGATGGCGGCGTGATTCAGATCATGTTGATCGAGACCAGCACCCAGTATTTGATTGATACTGCACGGATCAAGAGTCGTGGCGGTTTACTGACGTTCCACGACAACAAGCCTGAAGACCTGATCGGCCCGCCGCTGGCTCAATACGCGCGCAGCCTGCTGGGAGTCGGCGACCAATAA
- a CDS encoding radical SAM protein, with the protein MIVDRQGRRFRNLRISLTSACNYACTYCVPNGKRLVAAQDELSAEAMARGVAYLIEAAGIERLRITGGEPLVSPKLESFMTAVGKMGLDDISLTTNGQLLAKKLPLLVDAGLRRINVSLDTLDANAFRSIARGGDLATVLDGMDQAAAAGMKIKVNMVPLRGQNLDQVMPLLDYCLARGYELRFIELMRMGHLAKDSNAFLQQFVSLQQLLELIGERYEYAQTDAPVDATAVRYAIPGLGNFGVIANESVPFCRTCSRLRLSSTGWLHGCLSSSNRHYVGDLLDKPRHQALPALQRLLVKALGDKQEVAFSGGATVMKIIGG; encoded by the coding sequence ATGATCGTTGACCGTCAAGGCAGGCGTTTTCGCAATTTGCGCATCAGCCTGACCTCAGCCTGCAATTACGCGTGTACCTACTGCGTGCCCAATGGCAAGCGGCTGGTCGCTGCGCAGGATGAACTGTCGGCCGAGGCCATGGCGCGCGGCGTGGCGTATCTGATCGAAGCCGCTGGCATCGAGCGTTTGCGCATTACCGGTGGCGAGCCACTGGTCAGCCCCAAACTCGAATCGTTCATGACCGCCGTCGGCAAGATGGGTCTGGACGACATCAGCCTGACCACCAACGGTCAACTCCTCGCGAAAAAACTGCCGCTGCTGGTGGATGCCGGTTTGCGCCGGATCAACGTGTCCCTCGATACCCTCGACGCCAATGCGTTTCGCAGCATCGCTCGTGGCGGCGATCTGGCCACCGTGCTCGATGGCATGGACCAGGCGGCAGCGGCGGGGATGAAGATCAAGGTCAACATGGTGCCGTTGCGCGGGCAGAACCTCGATCAGGTGATGCCGCTGCTTGATTACTGTCTGGCGCGTGGCTATGAACTGCGTTTCATTGAGCTGATGCGCATGGGCCATCTGGCCAAGGACTCCAATGCCTTCCTGCAACAGTTCGTCAGCCTGCAACAATTGCTGGAGCTGATCGGCGAGCGCTATGAGTACGCGCAAACCGACGCCCCGGTGGACGCCACCGCCGTGCGTTACGCCATTCCCGGGTTGGGCAACTTCGGTGTGATCGCCAACGAAAGTGTGCCGTTCTGCCGGACCTGCTCGCGACTGCGTCTTTCGTCAACTGGTTGGCTGCATGGCTGCCTGTCGTCGAGCAACCGTCACTATGTCGGGGATCTGCTGGACAAGCCGCGTCATCAGGCTTTGCCGGCGCTCCAGCGTCTGCTGGTCAAAGCCTTGGGCGACAAGCAGGAAGTGGCGTTCTCTGGCGGCGCGACTGTCATGAAGATCATCGGCGGCTGA
- a CDS encoding TetR/AcrR family transcriptional regulator — translation MHKEPRKVREFRRREQEILDTALKLFLDQGEDSVTVEMIADAVGIGKGTIYKHFKSKAEIYLRLMLDYERDLNELLHSADVDKDKEALSRAYFEFRMRDPQRYRLFDRLEEKVVKGNQVPEMVEELHKIRASNFERLTLLIKGRISEGKLEDVPPYFHYCASWALVHGAVALYHSPFWSNVLEDQEGFFQFLMDIGVRMGNKRKRDPETPSS, via the coding sequence ATGCACAAAGAACCTCGTAAGGTCCGTGAGTTTCGTCGCCGCGAGCAAGAAATTCTCGATACCGCGCTCAAGCTGTTCCTCGACCAAGGTGAAGACAGTGTCACCGTCGAGATGATTGCTGATGCCGTGGGTATCGGCAAAGGCACGATCTACAAGCACTTCAAATCCAAGGCCGAGATCTATCTGCGCCTGATGCTCGATTACGAGCGCGATTTGAACGAGCTGCTGCATTCGGCCGATGTCGATAAGGACAAGGAAGCGCTGTCCCGTGCCTACTTCGAATTCCGCATGCGCGACCCGCAGCGCTATCGCCTGTTCGACCGCCTCGAAGAGAAGGTGGTCAAGGGCAATCAGGTGCCGGAAATGGTCGAGGAGCTGCACAAGATCCGTGCCTCGAACTTCGAACGCCTGACCCTGTTGATCAAGGGCCGCATCAGCGAAGGCAAGCTCGAAGATGTTCCACCGTACTTCCACTACTGCGCGTCCTGGGCGCTGGTGCACGGCGCCGTGGCGCTGTATCACTCGCCGTTCTGGAGCAACGTGCTGGAAGATCAGGAAGGTTTCTTCCAGTTCTTGATGGACATCGGCGTGCGCATGGGCAACAAGCGCAAGCGTGATCCGGAAACGCCGAGCAGCTGA